Proteins encoded together in one Deinococcus hopiensis KR-140 window:
- a CDS encoding acyl-CoA-binding protein: MTSGPLQQIFEQAQQDVQGLSSRPGNDVLLKLYALYKQGTAGDVTGKRPGGFDFVGGAKYDAWAGVQGLSQEDAQREYVALVETLKARG; encoded by the coding sequence ATGACCTCAGGTCCCCTTCAGCAGATTTTCGAGCAGGCGCAGCAGGACGTTCAGGGACTCTCCAGCAGGCCGGGAAATGACGTTCTCCTCAAGCTCTACGCCCTGTACAAGCAGGGGACAGCGGGAGATGTGACGGGCAAACGGCCTGGGGGATTTGACTTTGTGGGCGGAGCCAAGTACGACGCCTGGGCCGGGGTGCAGGGGTTGAGTCAGGAAGACGCCCAGCGGGAATACGTCGCCCTGGTGGAGACCCTGAAGGCGCGCGGCTGA
- a CDS encoding ImmA/IrrE family metallo-endopeptidase, with protein sequence MRELASEYAQKLPGLDTHSLMGGLDASLTFIPMGDRDGAYDPEHRVVLINSRIRPERQRFTLAHEISHALLLGNDDLLSDLHDAYEGERLEQVIETLCNVGAAAILMPEALIREVLTRFGPSGRALAELMRRADVSASSALYALAERTDAPVLYAVCAVTRLDTEPGDEEPTNEKALTVRVSGGAPGVKYSLRPGTVIPTDHPVAVALETHLPITQESYVPFRSGRRMPAYVDAFPDRQRVLASFAFPVRPGKGVGDVPGD encoded by the coding sequence ATGCGGGAATTGGCGAGCGAGTACGCCCAGAAGCTTCCCGGTCTGGATACCCACAGCCTCATGGGTGGGCTGGACGCCAGCCTGACCTTTATTCCTATGGGAGACCGGGACGGCGCATATGACCCCGAGCATAGGGTCGTGCTGATCAACAGCCGTATCAGGCCTGAGCGGCAGCGTTTTACCCTGGCGCACGAGATCAGCCACGCCCTGTTGCTGGGAAACGACGACCTGCTGAGCGACCTGCATGATGCTTACGAGGGCGAGCGGCTGGAGCAGGTGATCGAGACGCTGTGCAACGTGGGGGCCGCCGCGATCCTGATGCCCGAGGCGCTGATCCGCGAGGTGTTGACCCGCTTCGGCCCCAGCGGGCGGGCGCTGGCCGAACTGATGCGCCGCGCAGACGTGAGCGCGAGCAGCGCCCTCTACGCCCTGGCCGAGAGAACGGACGCTCCTGTGTTGTACGCGGTGTGCGCGGTCACCCGGCTGGACACCGAACCGGGGGACGAGGAGCCGACCAACGAAAAGGCGCTGACGGTGCGGGTCAGTGGCGGCGCGCCGGGTGTCAAATACAGTCTGCGTCCCGGCACCGTTATTCCCACAGACCACCCGGTGGCGGTGGCCCTCGAAACCCATCTGCCCATCACGCAGGAGAGTTACGTTCCTTTTCGCTCCGGGCGCCGGATGCCCGCCTATGTCGACGCCTTCCCGGACCGGCAGCGGGTGCTGGCGAGTTTTGCCTTTCCCGTTCGCCCCGGCAAGGGCGTTGGAGACGTGCCGGGTGACTGA
- the folP gene encoding dihydropteroate synthase: MTENSGGRTHRLTFGFPVPGGQRGPNGWEVTWTGCAVMGILNVTPDSFSDGGQHASLEAAAAQARAMRNAGALMVDVGGESTRPGAEPVPAEVELDRVRPVLRALANSGVLLSVDTLKPEVAEVALREGAHLINDVTALRNPAMVEVCVRFGAPACLVHMRGEPRTMQHAPEYGDVVSEVHAFLREQAGEVLGAGVPAVLLDPGLGFGKTLDHNLALLRALPDLTAGPLPVLVGASRKKMIDWMAGVPRAAERDPGSLALHLQAARAGAALVRAHAAAAHVQALRVQAALGSPARTSGR; the protein is encoded by the coding sequence GTGACTGAGAACAGCGGAGGGCGAACGCACCGGCTGACCTTTGGTTTTCCAGTGCCCGGGGGCCAGCGGGGGCCGAACGGCTGGGAGGTGACCTGGACAGGGTGCGCCGTGATGGGCATCCTCAACGTCACGCCCGACAGTTTCAGTGATGGTGGCCAGCACGCCTCGTTGGAGGCTGCCGCTGCGCAGGCCCGCGCCATGCGGAACGCGGGGGCCCTGATGGTGGATGTGGGCGGTGAGAGCACCCGCCCCGGCGCCGAACCGGTGCCGGCTGAGGTAGAGCTGGACCGGGTGCGGCCCGTGCTGCGCGCGCTGGCAAATTCTGGCGTACTGCTGAGCGTGGATACCCTGAAACCCGAGGTGGCCGAAGTGGCCCTGAGGGAAGGCGCGCACCTGATCAACGATGTGACGGCCCTACGGAACCCGGCCATGGTGGAAGTCTGCGTGCGGTTCGGCGCGCCCGCCTGTCTGGTGCACATGCGGGGAGAGCCGCGCACGATGCAGCACGCGCCTGAGTACGGTGACGTGGTGTCCGAAGTCCATGCGTTCTTGCGGGAACAGGCGGGGGAGGTGCTGGGGGCCGGGGTGCCCGCGGTGCTGCTGGACCCGGGGCTCGGCTTTGGTAAGACCCTGGACCACAACCTCGCGCTGTTGCGCGCGCTGCCGGACCTGACCGCCGGGCCGCTACCGGTGCTGGTGGGGGCCAGCCGCAAGAAGATGATCGACTGGATGGCAGGGGTTCCCCGGGCAGCAGAGCGCGATCCCGGGAGTCTGGCCCTGCATTTGCAGGCCGCCCGTGCTGGAGCGGCGCTCGTGCGCGCGCACGCGGCAGCAGCCCATGTCCAGGCCCTGCGGGTTCAGGCGGCGTTGGGCTCGCCTGCGCGCACGTCAGGCCGCTAG
- the folB gene encoding dihydroneopterin aldolase codes for MGRVVLEGLEFHARHGVYETEAALGARFVIDAELHWSFAGIPDELGAAVNYAAAYGAICEEVTGERHLLIEVLADRITRRLLRDHPRLEQVTVRVHKPFAPLPGVFRDVYAELTLRQDGLAENGQVE; via the coding sequence ATGGGCCGCGTCGTTCTGGAAGGACTGGAGTTTCACGCACGGCACGGGGTGTACGAGACCGAGGCGGCCCTGGGCGCACGCTTTGTCATCGACGCCGAGCTGCACTGGTCTTTCGCCGGAATTCCCGACGAACTGGGAGCCGCCGTGAACTACGCGGCCGCCTACGGGGCGATCTGCGAGGAGGTCACGGGCGAGCGTCACCTGTTGATCGAGGTGCTGGCAGACCGAATCACCCGGCGCTTGCTGCGCGATCACCCCCGTCTGGAGCAGGTCACCGTCCGGGTTCACAAGCCGTTTGCGCCGCTGCCGGGGGTGTTTCGCGACGTGTATGCCGAGTTGACCTTGCGGCAGGACGGCCTGGCAGAGAACGGACAGGTGGAGTGA
- the folK gene encoding 2-amino-4-hydroxy-6-hydroxymethyldihydropteridine diphosphokinase codes for MSETAYIALGANLGEPLVALRWAREALADLGDVTGVSRLYRTAPVGGPPGQPDYLNAAVQLRAALPPDRLLADLHALEAEAGRLRRERWEARVLDLDLLLYGGAVQSGPTLTLPHPRAWDRAFVLAPLLDLDPELRHPVTGEGVRAALNRTGLHGVMCKSSDW; via the coding sequence GTGAGCGAGACCGCCTATATCGCGCTGGGGGCGAATTTGGGCGAGCCGCTCGTCGCCCTGCGTTGGGCCCGCGAGGCCCTGGCGGATCTGGGAGACGTGACGGGCGTGAGCCGCCTGTACCGCACCGCACCCGTCGGTGGACCGCCCGGTCAGCCGGACTACCTCAATGCAGCCGTGCAGCTGCGCGCGGCCCTTCCCCCGGACCGGCTGCTCGCCGACCTGCACGCGCTGGAAGCGGAGGCCGGCCGCCTTCGGCGAGAGCGCTGGGAGGCGAGGGTGCTGGACCTCGATCTGCTGCTGTACGGGGGCGCGGTGCAATCTGGACCCACGCTGACCCTGCCCCATCCCCGGGCCTGGGACCGCGCCTTTGTGCTCGCGCCCCTGCTGGACCTGGACCCCGAGCTGCGGCATCCAGTGACCGGGGAGGGGGTGCGCGCCGCGCTGAACCGGACCGGCCTCCACGGCGTGATGTGCAAGTCCTCGGACTGGTAG
- the pnp gene encoding polyribonucleotide nucleotidyltransferase — protein sequence MIAKTYTTVLGGRELSIETGRLAKLVSGSVTLRYGDTMLLVTAQARDDKSTLDFLPLTVEFEERHYAVGKIPGSFHRREGRPGERAILSARITDRQIRPLFPKGYRHETQVIITVLSADQQNAPDVLGPIGASAALSISDIPWGGPTACVRVGQVDGEYVINPTAEQLTRSAFDLVVAGTRDAVLMVEAGAQTVSEETLVGAIEFAHREMQGVLGLIEQMRAELGQEKFNFLADGDLSTDLVPELTEAAKAAGLRDALLTVKKKERSANLKALRDRLIAARVLDADAEHTAALKAAFGKVEKQELRRLILEDDLRADGRNSKTVRPIWIEARPLPRAHGSAIFTRGETQVLGVATLGTERDELLVDDLTNEDNDKFLLHYNFPPYSTGEVKRMGGQSRREVGHGHLAKRAIRAVLPSFEEFPYVLRVVGEVLESNGSSSMATVCAGTLALMDAGVPLKAPVAGVAMGLVMEGERYRILTDILGLEDALGDMDFKVCGTAEGVTALQMDIKVGGITPAVMREALAQAREARLHILGKMAEVLPAPRSELSPTAPRIVSLKINPELIGKVIGPGGKQIRELEAMGAQVTIEEDGSVRIFSADGQAAEAVRTRIEGLTKTAKVGEEYEGTVVKTAPFGAFINLYPGQDGMLHISQMSEERINAVEDVLNVGDRLRVKIVNVDDRGKIDLIRPELEGKIAPREPRGARPGGGDRGPRPPRRD from the coding sequence ATGATTGCCAAGACTTACACCACGGTGCTCGGCGGACGCGAGCTGAGCATCGAGACGGGCCGCCTGGCAAAGCTCGTCAGCGGCAGCGTTACCCTGCGCTACGGCGACACCATGCTGCTTGTGACTGCCCAGGCGAGGGACGACAAGAGCACGCTGGACTTTTTGCCCCTGACCGTCGAGTTCGAAGAACGGCACTATGCGGTGGGTAAGATTCCCGGCTCGTTCCACCGCCGGGAAGGACGCCCTGGCGAGCGCGCCATCCTGTCCGCCCGCATCACCGACCGCCAGATTCGGCCCCTGTTTCCCAAGGGCTACCGCCACGAAACGCAGGTCATCATCACGGTGCTGAGCGCAGATCAGCAAAACGCGCCGGACGTGCTCGGCCCCATTGGAGCATCGGCGGCGCTCAGCATCAGCGACATTCCCTGGGGTGGCCCCACCGCCTGCGTGCGTGTGGGCCAGGTGGACGGCGAGTACGTCATCAACCCCACCGCCGAGCAACTGACCCGCTCCGCGTTCGACCTCGTGGTGGCGGGCACGCGCGACGCCGTGCTGATGGTGGAAGCGGGGGCGCAGACCGTCTCCGAAGAAACGCTCGTGGGGGCCATCGAGTTCGCCCACCGGGAGATGCAGGGCGTCCTGGGCCTGATCGAGCAGATGCGCGCTGAACTGGGCCAGGAGAAGTTCAACTTCCTGGCCGATGGCGACCTCAGCACGGACCTCGTGCCCGAGTTGACTGAGGCGGCCAAAGCGGCAGGCCTGCGCGACGCCCTGCTGACGGTGAAGAAAAAGGAGCGCAGCGCGAACCTCAAGGCCCTGCGCGACCGACTGATCGCTGCCCGCGTGCTGGACGCGGACGCCGAGCACACCGCCGCCCTGAAGGCCGCTTTCGGCAAGGTGGAAAAGCAGGAACTGCGCCGCCTGATTCTGGAAGACGACCTGCGCGCCGACGGTCGCAATTCCAAAACCGTGCGCCCCATCTGGATCGAGGCCCGGCCACTGCCCCGCGCGCACGGCAGCGCGATCTTCACGCGCGGCGAGACGCAGGTACTGGGCGTAGCGACGCTCGGCACCGAGCGCGACGAACTGCTGGTGGACGACCTGACCAACGAGGACAACGACAAGTTCCTGCTGCACTACAATTTCCCGCCGTATTCCACGGGCGAGGTCAAGCGCATGGGCGGCCAGTCCCGCCGCGAGGTGGGCCACGGCCACCTCGCCAAGCGGGCCATCCGCGCGGTGCTCCCCTCCTTTGAGGAGTTTCCCTACGTGCTGCGCGTGGTCGGCGAGGTGCTGGAATCCAACGGTTCGAGCAGCATGGCAACCGTGTGCGCCGGAACCCTGGCCCTGATGGACGCAGGTGTGCCGCTCAAGGCCCCTGTGGCGGGCGTGGCGATGGGCCTGGTGATGGAGGGCGAGCGTTACCGCATCCTGACCGACATTCTGGGCTTGGAAGACGCGCTGGGCGACATGGATTTCAAAGTCTGCGGCACCGCCGAGGGTGTCACGGCCCTCCAGATGGACATCAAGGTGGGCGGCATCACCCCCGCTGTGATGCGCGAGGCCCTGGCCCAGGCCCGCGAGGCCCGGCTGCATATCCTCGGCAAGATGGCCGAAGTGCTGCCCGCTCCCCGCAGTGAGCTCTCGCCCACCGCGCCCCGCATCGTGTCCCTGAAGATCAACCCCGAGCTGATCGGCAAGGTGATCGGGCCGGGTGGCAAGCAGATCCGCGAGCTCGAAGCGATGGGCGCGCAGGTGACCATCGAGGAGGACGGCAGCGTCCGGATCTTCAGCGCCGACGGCCAGGCCGCCGAAGCGGTGCGCACCCGTATCGAGGGCCTGACCAAGACCGCCAAGGTGGGTGAGGAATACGAGGGCACGGTGGTCAAGACTGCACCCTTCGGAGCCTTTATCAACCTCTACCCCGGCCAGGACGGCATGCTGCACATCTCACAGATGAGCGAGGAGCGCATCAATGCGGTGGAAGACGTGCTGAACGTGGGCGACAGGTTGCGCGTCAAGATCGTGAATGTGGACGACCGAGGCAAGATCGACCTGATCCGCCCGGAACTCGAAGGCAAGATTGCCCCCCGCGAGCCGCGAGGAGCGCGCCCGGGAGGTGGGGACCGGGGACCGCGTCCGCCGCGCCGGGACTGA
- a CDS encoding iron-siderophore ABC transporter substrate-binding protein, giving the protein MPKTLALTALLLTTSLPVEAQQPSAAPALTLKHDEGTATIRKNPQRIVAMDEEALGWLFALGLGERVVGLGSTYLNPGDLSGGKVKADVLNSGFYKRGKLNGPAYVGSWTAPNFETLLALKPDLIVRLTWDGNQNYDKLSRIAPTVGYKEGGPGFWQRGLRDLARVFGKQVQAEQLIKQVADTNRANARKLQAAGAFRRYSKVVVLAPFTGGSNWVYSSTRLIPDLRAVGFRDGIQPSKLSLGVGAQVSDEALLGLDAKTLVVLFPPGAPYNGADAFLKTPVGQRLKAQSVLYVPEDFSPYSGPLVSIRNSNDLTRLILEKVK; this is encoded by the coding sequence ATGCCAAAAACTCTCGCCCTGACTGCCCTGCTCCTGACCACCTCGCTCCCCGTCGAGGCCCAGCAACCGTCCGCCGCTCCTGCGCTCACGCTCAAGCACGACGAGGGCACGGCCACCATCCGCAAGAATCCGCAGCGCATTGTGGCGATGGACGAGGAAGCGCTGGGCTGGCTGTTCGCCCTGGGCCTGGGCGAGCGGGTGGTCGGGCTGGGCAGCACGTATCTCAATCCGGGGGACCTCAGCGGCGGCAAAGTCAAGGCGGACGTGCTGAACTCGGGCTTCTACAAGCGGGGCAAGTTGAACGGCCCGGCTTATGTGGGCAGCTGGACCGCGCCCAACTTCGAAACGTTGCTGGCACTGAAGCCGGACCTGATCGTTCGCCTGACCTGGGACGGCAACCAGAACTACGACAAGCTCAGCCGCATCGCGCCTACGGTCGGGTACAAGGAGGGCGGCCCGGGCTTCTGGCAGCGGGGACTGCGGGATCTGGCGCGTGTGTTCGGCAAGCAGGTGCAGGCCGAGCAACTGATCAAACAGGTGGCCGACACCAACCGGGCCAATGCGCGCAAGTTGCAGGCGGCGGGCGCCTTTCGCAGATATTCCAAGGTCGTGGTGCTGGCACCCTTCACGGGCGGCAGCAACTGGGTCTACTCCAGCACCCGCCTGATCCCGGACCTCCGAGCGGTGGGCTTTAGAGACGGCATTCAGCCCAGCAAGCTGAGCCTCGGCGTGGGCGCGCAGGTCAGCGACGAGGCGCTGCTGGGCCTGGACGCGAAAACCCTGGTGGTGCTGTTTCCCCCCGGCGCACCCTACAACGGCGCGGACGCCTTCCTGAAGACGCCTGTGGGCCAGCGCCTGAAGGCCCAGAGCGTGCTGTACGTGCCCGAGGACTTCAGCCCGTATTCCGGTCCGCTGGTGTCTATCCGCAACAGCAATGACCTGACGCGGCTGATCCTGGAGAAAGTGAAGTAG
- a CDS encoding molybdopterin oxidoreductase family protein — MTATPTRDVLLTCPLDCPDACRLRVTLGQGEDGRERALKLTGDASHPYTKGFACVKTVHYPARQHHPDRPVYPLRRVGEKTDPEPRFERVTWDEALDDIAVRLRKLLDTRGPSSILRYNYAGTMGLMEGSHAHALWRALGTPELDETICATAGTAAWSLGYGARYAVDPLDVPHARLIVLWGINSLSTHSHLTPQITAARKNGARVIHIDPYRNRTSGYADTHLKLKPGTDAALALGVMHGLFAHGWTDEAYIAEATVGAEEVREAAREWTPERTAEVTGLTVEEVRDLAHAIGTTRPTYIRVGYGMTRHENGGTNLRAVTLIPALTGDWRHRGGGVVLSTSGAFGLNRSRVGGAHLVQPETPHINMNELANALTPEAGLGALVVYNTNPAVVAPDSQRVRAGMQREDLLLVVLEQAMTETARLADYVLPATTFMEHPDVYTSYGHHWLGYNRAELEAPGEARPNTWVFQQLARRLGVTEPSVYWTADELLTEVLSSGHPHLRGVTPERLKAEGTVRLSLPEAFLPYANGADTPSGKVQLSPAPLYRAVEAVVNADYPLRLLTPPAHHFLNSTYGNLENLNRAEGEEPHVLVHPEDAEAYGFGDGEYVRIVSEVGQAVRRVKVTEAAQPGVAVVEGTWWGLSAPDGTSINAVTAQTLTDLGGGSTFHNTRVRLERVESGEAVRKAGELLQVR, encoded by the coding sequence ATGACCGCCACTCCCACCCGCGACGTGCTCCTCACCTGTCCCCTCGACTGCCCGGACGCCTGCCGCCTGCGCGTGACGCTGGGCCAGGGCGAGGACGGACGCGAGCGGGCCTTAAAGCTGACGGGCGACGCCTCGCATCCCTACACCAAGGGCTTCGCGTGCGTGAAGACGGTCCACTACCCGGCGCGGCAGCACCACCCGGACCGGCCCGTGTACCCACTGCGCCGCGTCGGCGAGAAGACGGACCCCGAGCCCCGCTTCGAGCGTGTGACCTGGGACGAGGCGCTGGACGATATCGCTGTCCGGCTGCGGAAGTTGCTGGACACGAGGGGGCCTTCGTCAATCCTGCGCTACAACTACGCGGGCACAATGGGGCTGATGGAGGGCTCGCACGCCCACGCCCTGTGGCGGGCGCTGGGCACTCCCGAACTGGACGAGACGATCTGCGCGACGGCGGGGACGGCGGCATGGTCTCTGGGCTACGGCGCGCGTTATGCGGTGGACCCGCTGGACGTCCCGCATGCGCGGCTGATCGTGCTGTGGGGCATCAATTCGCTGAGCACCCACAGTCACCTGACGCCCCAGATAACGGCCGCCCGCAAAAATGGGGCGCGCGTCATCCACATCGATCCCTACCGCAACCGCACCTCGGGCTATGCGGACACCCACCTCAAACTGAAGCCGGGAACCGACGCAGCCCTGGCCCTGGGCGTGATGCACGGGCTGTTTGCCCACGGCTGGACCGATGAGGCGTACATCGCGGAGGCGACGGTTGGGGCCGAGGAGGTGCGCGAGGCGGCGCGCGAGTGGACGCCCGAGCGGACGGCGGAAGTGACCGGACTGACGGTGGAGGAGGTGCGGGACCTCGCCCACGCCATCGGCACCACCCGCCCCACCTACATCCGCGTGGGTTACGGGATGACCCGGCACGAGAACGGCGGCACCAACCTCCGCGCCGTGACCTTGATTCCGGCCCTCACGGGCGACTGGCGGCACCGGGGCGGCGGCGTGGTCCTCAGCACGAGCGGGGCGTTCGGGCTCAACCGCTCTCGGGTGGGGGGCGCGCACCTCGTCCAGCCGGAAACGCCGCACATCAACATGAACGAGCTGGCGAACGCCCTGACTCCAGAGGCCGGACTGGGCGCGCTCGTCGTGTACAACACCAATCCCGCCGTTGTCGCTCCCGATTCCCAGCGGGTCCGGGCCGGAATGCAGCGCGAGGACCTGCTGCTGGTGGTGCTGGAACAGGCCATGACCGAGACGGCGCGGCTGGCCGACTACGTGCTGCCTGCCACCACCTTTATGGAGCACCCGGACGTGTACACGAGTTACGGCCACCACTGGCTGGGCTACAACCGCGCCGAACTGGAAGCGCCCGGTGAGGCGCGGCCCAACACCTGGGTGTTTCAGCAGCTGGCCCGCCGCCTGGGCGTGACCGAGCCGAGCGTGTATTGGACGGCAGACGAACTGCTGACGGAGGTGCTGAGCAGCGGCCACCCTCACCTGCGGGGCGTCACCCCCGAGCGACTGAAGGCTGAGGGCACGGTGCGCCTGAGCCTTCCCGAGGCCTTCTTGCCCTACGCGAACGGGGCGGACACCCCCAGCGGCAAGGTGCAACTCTCGCCCGCGCCCCTTTACCGGGCGGTGGAGGCCGTGGTCAACGCCGACTACCCCCTGCGCCTGCTGACGCCGCCCGCCCACCACTTCCTGAACAGCACCTATGGGAATCTGGAGAACCTCAACCGGGCCGAGGGCGAGGAGCCGCACGTCCTCGTCCACCCCGAGGACGCCGAGGCGTATGGCTTCGGTGACGGCGAATATGTCCGTATCGTCAGCGAGGTGGGCCAGGCCGTGCGCCGGGTCAAGGTGACGGAAGCGGCGCAGCCCGGCGTCGCCGTGGTGGAGGGGACGTGGTGGGGCCTGTCCGCGCCCGATGGGACGAGCATCAATGCCGTGACGGCCCAGACGCTGACCGATCTGGGCGGTGGGAGTACGTTTCACAACACGCGGGTACGGCTGGAGCGGGTGGAGAGTGGGGAGGCGGTACGGAAAGCCGGGGAGTTGCTTCAGGTGCGCTGA
- a CDS encoding acyltransferase, whose translation MTAPSVAAAPPASPATPGSGGARLAAIDVFRGVAILAVVLHHLTGMALGFTQQGSTLRLALAVLNRSLHFVVPAFVFITALVLTRSAMRRLDLKTYYVARVRTALLPYVLWTVLYVLFRVATHLDPASILADPARWLFWLQYGKGYYHLYFLLIVLQFYLVLPLLLPLWRRRWPFVAVLATALVGQLLVYHLNHVGVLHFRFPGTMALWYLPSITLGMYFGANEGAFGALWARWRWAIVAVTLLALAWYVPVSVELLEGRAVSSLTYSAANWTYTAAAVLALFGLSQGLAAVQARWRGALVYLGTVSLQIFLIHPGVLRILKHFGFPGHTGPFLAVVVLYGLVALAVPLVIARVLEGRALSRWLFGR comes from the coding sequence ATGACTGCCCCCTCTGTCGCTGCTGCCCCCCCTGCCTCTCCGGCCACGCCGGGGAGCGGTGGAGCACGCCTGGCGGCCATCGACGTGTTCCGGGGGGTCGCCATCCTGGCGGTGGTGCTGCACCACCTCACCGGTATGGCGCTGGGATTCACGCAGCAGGGATCCACGCTCCGCCTTGCGCTGGCGGTCCTCAACCGGAGTCTGCATTTCGTGGTTCCGGCGTTCGTGTTTATCACCGCACTGGTGCTGACGCGCTCAGCCATGCGGCGGCTGGACCTGAAAACGTACTATGTGGCCCGCGTCCGCACGGCGCTCTTGCCGTACGTCCTCTGGACGGTGCTGTACGTCCTTTTCCGGGTGGCCACCCACCTCGACCCCGCCTCCATCCTTGCCGACCCAGCGCGGTGGCTGTTTTGGTTGCAGTACGGCAAGGGCTATTACCACCTGTATTTCCTCTTGATCGTCTTGCAGTTTTACCTCGTGCTGCCGTTGCTGCTGCCCCTGTGGCGGCGGCGCTGGCCCTTTGTGGCGGTGCTGGCGACCGCGCTGGTCGGGCAGCTCCTGGTGTATCACCTCAACCACGTGGGCGTCCTGCACTTCCGTTTCCCCGGCACGATGGCGCTGTGGTACCTGCCCTCCATCACCCTGGGCATGTACTTCGGCGCAAACGAGGGGGCTTTCGGGGCGCTGTGGGCGCGGTGGCGCTGGGCCATCGTGGCGGTGACGCTGCTCGCACTTGCGTGGTACGTGCCCGTCTCCGTGGAACTCCTGGAGGGCCGGGCCGTGAGCAGCCTGACCTACAGTGCGGCCAACTGGACGTACACGGCAGCGGCGGTGCTGGCCCTGTTCGGGCTGTCGCAGGGGTTGGCCGCGGTGCAGGCGCGGTGGAGAGGGGCGCTGGTGTACCTGGGCACGGTCAGCCTGCAGATCTTCCTGATCCACCCCGGAGTCCTGCGAATCCTGAAGCACTTCGGGTTTCCCGGGCACACGGGACCCTTCCTCGCCGTGGTGGTGCTGTACGGCCTGGTGGCGCTGGCTGTGCCCCTCGTGATCGCGCGGGTGCTGGAGGGCCGCGCCCTGTCGCGCTGGCTGTTTGGGCGCTGA